From Aerosticca soli, a single genomic window includes:
- a CDS encoding tryptophan halogenase family protein produces the protein MIPANLERILIVGGGTAGWMAAAALARVLGTACRITLVESDEIGTVGVGEATVPHLKLFNNLLQIDEREFVRQTQGTFKLGIQFNGWGRPGDSYVHGFGGIGRELGSQPFHQYWIKAFLAGRAKDIGAYSLNTAAAPRGKFMTSASDVSPSSPLANIAYAYHFDAGLYARYLRRYAEARGVRRHEGRIDQVRLDPESGFVTSVVLADGQALSADLFIDCSGFRGLLIEDALHTGYHDFSHWLPCNRALAVPCEKVGPPTPYTRSTARAAGWQWRIPLQHRTGNGYVYSSAHVSDDEAAATLLAHLDGRPLGDPRLLRFVTGRRKKFWNRNVVALGLASGFLEPLESTSIYLIQSGIAKLLSLWPRRDFNPVLIDRYNAQSAFEFDRIRDFLILHYRLNDRAEPFWRACRYMDIPIELADNIALFHDSGRFYRHAEEMFAEPSWVEVMLGQGLMPRAYHPLVDQVPEAELQAFIAHVEEVIASCVAAMPPHEAFIARHCAAAAQAA, from the coding sequence ATGATTCCCGCGAACCTGGAACGCATCCTCATCGTCGGCGGCGGGACCGCCGGCTGGATGGCGGCGGCGGCTCTCGCCCGCGTGCTCGGCACGGCCTGTCGCATCACGCTGGTCGAATCCGACGAGATCGGCACTGTGGGCGTGGGCGAGGCCACCGTGCCCCACCTCAAGTTGTTCAACAACCTGCTCCAGATCGACGAGCGCGAATTCGTCCGGCAGACCCAGGGCACCTTCAAGCTCGGCATCCAGTTCAACGGCTGGGGGCGGCCGGGCGACAGCTACGTCCACGGGTTCGGCGGCATCGGCCGCGAGCTCGGCTCGCAGCCTTTCCACCAATACTGGATCAAGGCGTTTCTGGCCGGCCGCGCCAAGGACATCGGCGCCTATTCGCTCAACACCGCGGCGGCGCCGCGCGGCAAGTTCATGACCTCGGCCAGTGACGTGTCGCCAAGCTCGCCACTGGCCAACATCGCCTATGCCTACCATTTCGATGCCGGCCTGTATGCGCGCTACCTGCGCCGCTATGCCGAGGCGCGCGGCGTGCGCCGCCACGAGGGTCGCATCGACCAGGTCAGGCTGGATCCGGAGAGCGGCTTCGTCACCTCGGTGGTGCTCGCCGATGGCCAGGCGCTCTCCGCTGACCTCTTCATCGACTGCTCGGGATTCCGCGGTCTTCTGATCGAGGATGCGTTGCACACCGGGTATCACGACTTCAGCCACTGGCTGCCGTGCAACCGCGCGCTGGCGGTGCCGTGCGAGAAAGTCGGCCCGCCCACGCCCTACACGCGCTCGACCGCGCGCGCCGCCGGCTGGCAGTGGCGGATTCCGCTGCAGCACCGCACCGGCAACGGCTACGTGTATTCCAGCGCCCACGTGAGCGACGACGAGGCCGCCGCCACGCTGCTCGCCCATCTGGACGGCAGGCCGCTCGGCGATCCGCGGCTGCTGCGCTTCGTGACCGGAAGACGCAAGAAGTTCTGGAACCGCAACGTGGTCGCGCTGGGGCTGGCCAGCGGCTTTTTGGAACCGTTGGAGTCGACCAGCATCTATCTCATCCAGTCGGGCATCGCCAAGCTCCTCAGCCTGTGGCCGCGCCGCGATTTCAACCCGGTGCTGATCGACCGCTACAACGCGCAGTCGGCGTTCGAGTTCGATCGCATCCGCGATTTCCTGATCCTGCACTATCGCCTCAACGATCGCGCCGAGCCGTTCTGGCGCGCCTGCCGGTACATGGACATCCCGATCGAGCTGGCCGACAACATCGCCCTGTTCCACGACAGCGGTCGCTTCTATCGCCATGCCGAGGAGATGTTCGCCGAGCCGAGCTGGGTCGAGGTGATGCTGGGCCAGGGACTGATGCCGCGCGCCTATCATCCGCTGGTCGACCAGGTGCCCGAGGCCGAGCTCCAGGCCTTCATCGCGCACGTGGAGGAGGTCATCGCCAGCTGCGTGGCGGCGATGCCGCCGCACGAGGCCTTCATCGCCCGCCATTGTGCCGCCGCCGCACAGGCCGCCTGA
- a CDS encoding TonB-dependent receptor translates to MRKTQLLRKSLLASVIAGTFTALAVAPTVAWSQSANATVRGSAPANAEITARNVATGLVRRARAAADGSYAIPGLPPGTYQIDAGPGTERTVTLNVASTVTLNLQPAASAAPASANATSLGSITVTATTLTEVKTPEVAQIVSQREIATIPQVSRNFLEFADTVPGMVFTVDANGNTSLRGGALNNSSVNVYIDGVGQKSYVKEGGVSGQINSQGNPFPQLAIGEYKVITSNYKAEYDQISSAAVTAQTKSGTNEFHGETFYRYTNDAFRERTPAEKAADRKAQSEEKEYGFALGGPIIKDMMHFFVTYEAKTFNTPITVVPNPDAAPGAAYLPPSVAAQLGPANLPFHEDLYFGKIDFEPTDRDRFEATAQIREEKQRGGLGGPVAPSAAFNTVNNDKRFAVRWQHSGDFYFNELLLTYETAVNAPTAINYGNGYVYTWPRGSDDMSIVETGAANPLATQNKGQNGPAIQDDFTFNNLEWHGDHVIKMGFKKKLINLHAADAADVNPQFYYNVTPNGPDPTPYKAFFTKPVEGLGLSPSVRTKSHQFGAYIQDDWDVTDKLTLNLGVRWDYERTPSYTDFVTPANVVAALYGPDPNAPGQTYAESLAKGGINIGDYISDGHNRHAYKGEWQPRLGFSYDLFGDEAHVIHGGAGRAYDRDLYDYLQLETTKSALPQYTVYFRDPVTGLCRRDSTPCYDWDPNLLNGLPNLQALLGPSSNAGTEVDLLNNRLKAPYSDQYSLGMRNQIGEWNTDATVSRVLYRNGFAFTLGNRYPDGSFWKDNSQPWGNGVPGFGPLILGNNGIETRSTQILLSAEKPYTKESGWGATFAYTFTHAKQNRDINEHYSFDEATIKDYPFITSNAASKHRFVATGNMDGPWNTVYSLKLTLATPIPGNTVACFGSYGYTFPNGSACVPIGVTPGGNGKFLIGGKVFGYRDVDFQATKNFDLGHGVTLFGRLDVLNVFGFNNYSDLLYDYALANGKPHAKAKYNPTGNITYVPRTFKFEVGLNF, encoded by the coding sequence ATGCGCAAGACCCAGTTGTTGAGAAAGAGCCTGCTGGCGAGCGTCATCGCCGGTACATTCACCGCCCTGGCCGTCGCGCCGACGGTCGCCTGGTCGCAGAGTGCCAATGCCACCGTGCGCGGCTCGGCGCCGGCCAATGCGGAGATCACGGCGCGCAATGTCGCCACCGGCCTGGTCCGGCGCGCCCGGGCGGCGGCCGATGGCAGCTATGCCATCCCTGGACTGCCGCCCGGCACCTACCAGATCGACGCGGGCCCGGGCACCGAACGCACGGTGACCTTGAACGTGGCCTCCACCGTCACCCTGAACCTGCAGCCGGCAGCGTCCGCCGCGCCGGCCAGCGCCAATGCCACCTCGCTCGGCAGCATCACGGTGACGGCGACCACGCTGACCGAGGTGAAGACGCCGGAGGTCGCGCAGATCGTCTCGCAGCGCGAGATCGCGACCATCCCGCAGGTATCGCGCAACTTCCTGGAGTTTGCCGACACCGTGCCCGGCATGGTGTTCACGGTGGACGCCAATGGCAATACCTCGCTGCGTGGCGGCGCGCTCAACAACAGCTCGGTGAACGTCTACATCGACGGCGTCGGGCAAAAGAGTTACGTCAAGGAGGGCGGCGTCAGTGGCCAGATCAACAGTCAGGGCAATCCTTTCCCGCAGCTGGCGATCGGCGAATACAAAGTCATTACCTCCAACTACAAGGCCGAATACGACCAGATTTCCTCCGCCGCGGTGACCGCGCAGACCAAGTCTGGCACCAATGAGTTTCATGGCGAGACTTTTTATCGCTATACCAACGACGCCTTCCGCGAGCGGACGCCGGCGGAGAAGGCCGCCGACCGCAAGGCGCAATCCGAAGAAAAGGAATACGGCTTTGCGCTGGGCGGGCCGATCATCAAGGACATGATGCATTTCTTCGTCACTTATGAGGCGAAGACCTTCAATACGCCGATCACCGTCGTGCCCAATCCGGACGCGGCCCCCGGGGCGGCCTATTTGCCGCCCAGTGTGGCCGCCCAGCTGGGACCGGCCAATCTGCCGTTCCATGAGGATCTTTACTTCGGCAAGATCGACTTCGAACCGACCGACCGTGATCGTTTCGAGGCCACCGCGCAAATCCGTGAAGAAAAACAGCGTGGCGGTCTGGGCGGGCCCGTGGCACCCTCGGCAGCCTTTAATACGGTCAACAACGACAAACGCTTCGCCGTGCGTTGGCAGCACAGCGGCGATTTCTATTTCAACGAACTGCTGCTCACTTACGAGACCGCGGTGAACGCGCCGACCGCGATCAACTATGGCAACGGTTACGTATATACCTGGCCGCGCGGCAGCGATGACATGTCGATCGTCGAGACCGGTGCGGCCAATCCGCTGGCGACGCAGAACAAGGGGCAGAATGGCCCTGCGATCCAGGACGACTTCACTTTCAACAATCTCGAGTGGCATGGCGACCATGTGATCAAGATGGGCTTCAAGAAAAAGCTCATCAATCTGCATGCTGCCGACGCGGCGGACGTCAACCCGCAGTTCTATTACAACGTGACCCCCAATGGGCCTGACCCGACGCCGTACAAGGCCTTCTTCACCAAGCCGGTCGAGGGACTGGGGCTTTCACCCTCAGTGCGGACCAAGAGTCACCAGTTCGGCGCCTACATCCAGGACGATTGGGACGTCACCGACAAGTTGACCCTGAACCTCGGCGTGCGCTGGGATTACGAGCGCACGCCCTCGTATACCGATTTCGTCACCCCGGCCAACGTGGTGGCGGCGTTGTATGGCCCGGATCCGAACGCGCCTGGCCAGACCTATGCCGAGAGCCTGGCCAAGGGCGGCATCAACATCGGCGACTACATCAGCGACGGCCACAACCGCCACGCCTACAAGGGTGAATGGCAGCCGCGGCTGGGTTTCTCCTATGACCTGTTCGGCGACGAGGCGCATGTGATCCACGGTGGTGCCGGTCGTGCCTATGATCGGGATCTTTACGACTACCTGCAGCTGGAAACCACCAAGTCGGCCTTGCCGCAATACACGGTGTATTTCCGTGACCCGGTTACGGGGCTTTGCCGGCGTGATTCCACGCCCTGCTACGACTGGGATCCGAACCTGCTCAATGGCCTGCCCAACCTGCAGGCCTTGTTGGGCCCTTCCAGTAACGCAGGCACCGAGGTCGATCTGCTCAACAACCGCCTCAAGGCGCCGTATTCGGACCAATACAGCTTGGGCATGCGCAACCAGATCGGCGAATGGAACACCGATGCCACGGTGAGCCGCGTGCTCTACCGCAATGGCTTTGCCTTCACCCTGGGTAATCGCTATCCGGACGGTTCGTTCTGGAAAGACAACAGTCAGCCCTGGGGTAATGGCGTGCCCGGTTTCGGCCCCCTGATCCTGGGCAACAACGGCATCGAAACCCGCAGCACGCAGATCCTGCTTTCCGCCGAGAAGCCCTATACCAAGGAATCGGGCTGGGGGGCGACCTTCGCCTACACCTTTACCCACGCCAAGCAGAACCGCGATATCAACGAGCACTATTCATTCGACGAGGCGACCATCAAGGATTATCCCTTTATCACCTCCAATGCCGCGTCCAAGCACCGTTTCGTCGCCACCGGTAACATGGATGGCCCATGGAATACGGTGTATTCGCTGAAGTTGACCCTGGCCACGCCCATCCCCGGCAATACCGTGGCATGCTTCGGTAGCTACGGTTATACCTTCCCCAACGGCAGTGCCTGCGTACCTATCGGAGTGACGCCCGGCGGCAATGGCAAGTTCCTGATCGGTGGCAAGGTGTTCGGCTATCGCGACGTCGATTTCCAGGCCACCAAGAACTTCGATCTCGGCCATGGGGTGACGCTGTTCGGCCGCCTCGACGTGCTCAACGTGTTCGGCTTCAACAATTACAGCGACCTGCTTTATGACTATGCGTTGGCTAACGGTAAGCCGCATGCCAAAGCCAAGTACAATCCCACTGGAAACATCACCTACGTCCCGCGCACCTTCAAGTTCGAGGTGGGGCTCAACTTCTGA
- a CDS encoding LacI family DNA-binding transcriptional regulator: protein MVTIRDVAREAGVSVASVSRALNGHGGVTAETAARIRQIAAQLRYVPDMAARSLITRRTHTIGVLLPDLYGEFFSELIRGIDLAARPRGLHLLVSSSHGDVEEAALAMRAMQGRVDGMLILSPWVDAAFLQANLPAGLPVVLLNSALESGEYGVLNLDNYGGAYAMTRHLIAARGSAVAFIGGPAANYDARQREAGYRDALAAFAPGTAPCVLPGEFTEDSGYRAGLALLALPTLPQAVFAANDMMALGCLHALRQAGLNVPQDMGLAGFDDIPIARYLDPPLTTVEVRIAEWGRCALETLVARLDGPPAAVPEDTLFAACRVRVRGSCGATTATASTGSITNP, encoded by the coding sequence ATGGTGACGATTAGAGACGTAGCGCGCGAAGCGGGGGTGTCCGTGGCCTCGGTGTCGCGTGCCCTCAACGGCCACGGCGGAGTCACCGCCGAGACCGCCGCGCGCATCCGCCAAATCGCCGCGCAGCTTCGCTACGTGCCGGACATGGCCGCGCGCAGCCTGATCACCCGGCGCACGCACACCATCGGCGTACTGCTGCCGGATCTCTACGGCGAGTTTTTCTCCGAACTGATCCGCGGCATCGATCTCGCCGCCCGTCCGCGAGGCCTGCATCTGCTGGTTTCCAGTTCCCACGGCGACGTCGAGGAGGCCGCACTCGCCATGCGGGCCATGCAGGGTCGCGTCGACGGCATGCTGATCCTCTCGCCCTGGGTCGACGCCGCCTTCCTGCAGGCCAATCTGCCGGCGGGCTTGCCCGTGGTGCTGCTCAACAGCGCCCTGGAGAGTGGCGAGTATGGCGTGCTCAATCTCGACAATTATGGCGGCGCCTATGCGATGACCCGGCACCTGATCGCCGCGCGCGGCAGTGCCGTCGCTTTCATCGGCGGGCCCGCGGCCAACTACGATGCCCGCCAGCGCGAGGCCGGCTATCGCGATGCGCTGGCAGCGTTCGCCCCAGGCACGGCGCCCTGCGTGTTGCCGGGTGAGTTCACCGAGGATTCCGGCTACCGCGCCGGACTCGCCCTGCTCGCCCTGCCGACCCTGCCGCAGGCCGTGTTCGCCGCCAACGACATGATGGCGCTGGGCTGTCTGCACGCCCTGCGCCAGGCCGGCTTGAACGTGCCGCAGGACATGGGCCTGGCCGGTTTCGACGACATCCCCATCGCGCGCTATCTGGATCCGCCGTTGACCACCGTGGAGGTGCGCATCGCCGAATGGGGGCGCTGCGCGCTCGAGACCTTGGTCGCGCGGCTGGACGGACCGCCCGCAGCGGTACCGGAAGACACGCTTTTTGCTGCCTGCCGCGTGCGTGTCCGCGGCAGCTGCGGCGCCACCACGGCGACCGCATCCACTGGATCAATCACCAACCCTTGA
- a CDS encoding SPFH domain-containing protein yields MLALLPLTVLTALAATTAFRRVPEGQVFSVYRAGKPHRLLKPGLHALVPGLDRVVHRIDLNGRVLPFAAPLPEARDVHGRVYWQVLEPERADPVLDEVEPWIRRGLLEALEAEPASVGADPRALGSRLKQRLNAALRERGMMVTRVELDFA; encoded by the coding sequence ATGCTTGCGCTACTGCCCCTCACCGTTCTCACCGCCTTGGCGGCAACCACCGCCTTCCGGCGCGTGCCGGAAGGTCAGGTCTTTAGCGTCTACCGCGCCGGCAAGCCGCATCGCCTGCTCAAGCCCGGTTTGCACGCGCTGGTGCCGGGGCTGGACCGCGTCGTCCATCGCATCGATCTCAACGGCCGCGTGCTGCCGTTCGCGGCGCCGCTGCCCGAGGCACGGGACGTGCACGGGCGCGTGTACTGGCAGGTCCTGGAGCCGGAACGCGCCGATCCGGTGCTCGATGAGGTGGAACCGTGGATCCGGCGCGGCTTGCTGGAGGCGCTGGAGGCCGAACCGGCGTCGGTGGGCGCCGATCCGCGCGCCCTCGGCAGCCGACTCAAGCAGCGCCTCAACGCCGCGCTGCGCGAACGCGGCATGATGGTCACCCGGGTCGAACTCGACTTCGCCTGA
- the rsmG gene encoding 16S rRNA (guanine(527)-N(7))-methyltransferase RsmG — protein MTDASLQARLEEGIQALGLTLPPEAVPRLLAYRSLLERWNGAYNLTAVRDPAEQITRHLLDSLAILPHVRGRTLADLGTGPGLPGIPLAIAAPGRQVLLVDANGKKVRFLREAIRTLGLEGVSAVQSRVEDVEGRFDCVTARAFASLADMLAWGGHLLADDGCWLAMKGRLPEEELAQVPPAFAVRAVHALDVPGLAAPRHLVVLGHAGRETGTGC, from the coding sequence ATGACCGACGCCAGCCTCCAAGCCCGCCTCGAAGAGGGCATCCAGGCGCTCGGGCTCACCCTGCCGCCCGAGGCGGTGCCGCGCCTGCTCGCCTATCGCTCGCTGCTGGAACGCTGGAACGGCGCCTACAACCTGACGGCGGTGCGCGATCCGGCCGAGCAGATCACCCGGCACCTGCTCGATTCACTGGCCATCCTGCCCCATGTACGCGGCCGCACGCTGGCCGACCTCGGCACCGGCCCGGGGCTGCCTGGCATTCCGCTGGCGATCGCGGCACCGGGGCGGCAGGTGCTGCTGGTGGATGCTAACGGCAAGAAGGTGCGCTTCCTGCGCGAGGCGATCCGCACGCTCGGGCTGGAAGGGGTGAGCGCGGTGCAATCGCGCGTGGAGGACGTCGAGGGCCGCTTCGACTGCGTCACCGCGCGCGCCTTCGCCAGTCTCGCCGACATGCTGGCCTGGGGCGGCCACCTGCTCGCCGACGACGGCTGCTGGCTGGCGATGAAGGGCCGGCTGCCGGAAGAGGAACTGGCGCAGGTGCCACCGGCCTTCGCGGTGCGCGCGGTACACGCGCTCGACGTGCCCGGACTTGCCGCCCCGCGCCATCTGGTGGTGCTCGGACATGCCGGCCGGGAGACCGGGACGGGCTGCTAA
- a CDS encoding ParA family protein, translated as MARIIAVANQKGGVGKTTTAVNLAAALAAAKRRVLLVDLDPQGNATMASGIDKRSAKPNGCEVLLDEAPIERAIVATAAHYDLLPGNGDLTAAEIKLMDALARESRLKEQLAKVADRYDTILIDCPPSLHLLTLNALTAADGLLIPVQCEYFALEGLSSLLETVKAVRQRLNPKLAIEGLLRTMYDVRNNLGNEVSAQLTQHFGDQVLRSIIPRNVRLAEAPSHGQPIHLYDRSSRGAIAYIGLAGELIRRERGAPAEPVLAETDAGEPSEHRQE; from the coding sequence ATGGCCCGCATCATCGCTGTCGCCAACCAGAAGGGTGGCGTCGGCAAGACCACCACCGCGGTCAATCTCGCCGCCGCGCTCGCCGCGGCGAAGCGGCGCGTGCTGCTGGTCGATCTCGATCCGCAGGGCAACGCCACCATGGCTTCGGGCATCGACAAGCGCAGCGCCAAGCCGAACGGCTGCGAGGTGCTGCTGGACGAGGCGCCGATCGAGCGCGCCATCGTCGCCACTGCGGCGCATTACGACCTGCTGCCCGGCAACGGCGACCTCACCGCCGCCGAGATCAAGCTGATGGACGCGCTGGCTCGCGAGAGCCGGCTCAAGGAACAGCTGGCCAAGGTGGCCGACCGCTACGACACCATCCTGATCGACTGCCCGCCTTCGCTGCACCTGCTCACGCTCAATGCGCTGACCGCGGCGGACGGCCTCTTGATCCCGGTGCAGTGCGAATACTTCGCGCTGGAAGGCCTGTCCAGCCTGCTGGAGACGGTCAAGGCGGTGCGCCAGCGGCTGAATCCGAAACTCGCCATCGAGGGGCTGCTGCGCACCATGTACGACGTGCGCAACAACCTCGGCAACGAGGTCTCGGCGCAGCTCACCCAGCATTTCGGCGACCAGGTGCTGCGCTCGATCATCCCGCGCAACGTACGCCTGGCCGAGGCGCCCAGCCACGGTCAGCCGATCCATCTCTACGATCGCAGCTCGCGCGGGGCGATCGCCTACATCGGCCTGGCCGGCGAACTGATCCGTCGCGAGCGCGGCGCGCCCGCCGAACCGGTGCTCGCCGAGACCGACGCCGGCGAGCCGTCCGAGCATCGACAGGAGTGA
- a CDS encoding ParB/RepB/Spo0J family partition protein gives MAAKKRGLGRGLDALLGGEAPSAAGEAEGELRSLPIEQIRPGRYQPRRHWNEEALEELAASIRAQGLIQPVVVRALGGDGYELIAGERRWRAAQRARLAEIPALVKDVPEAAVPAMALIENIQRQDLTPLEEADALRRLIEDFGLTHQQAADAVGRSRAAVSNLLRLTELPAAIKKLLDEGQLDMGHARCLLTLEVDVAVPLARQAATLGWSVRELEEAARRAQSAPRGKSKPGARDPNIDALERELGERFATRVEIADGRGGRGKLVIHYHSHDELEGILGKLR, from the coding sequence ATGGCGGCAAAGAAGCGGGGGCTGGGACGGGGACTGGATGCGCTGCTCGGCGGCGAGGCCCCGTCCGCGGCGGGCGAAGCCGAGGGCGAGCTGCGCAGCCTGCCGATCGAACAGATCCGCCCGGGGCGCTACCAGCCGCGCCGGCACTGGAACGAAGAGGCGCTCGAGGAACTCGCCGCCTCGATCCGTGCACAGGGCTTGATCCAGCCGGTGGTGGTGCGCGCGCTCGGCGGCGACGGCTACGAATTGATCGCCGGCGAACGCCGCTGGCGTGCCGCGCAGCGTGCCAGGCTCGCCGAGATCCCGGCGCTGGTCAAGGACGTACCGGAAGCGGCAGTGCCGGCGATGGCGCTGATCGAGAACATCCAGCGCCAGGATCTCACCCCGCTGGAAGAGGCCGATGCGCTGAGGCGCCTGATCGAGGATTTCGGCCTCACCCACCAGCAGGCGGCCGACGCGGTCGGCCGCTCGCGCGCCGCGGTATCCAACCTGCTGCGGCTCACCGAACTGCCCGCGGCGATCAAGAAACTGCTCGACGAAGGCCAGCTGGACATGGGCCACGCGCGCTGCCTGCTGACGCTGGAGGTCGACGTCGCCGTGCCGCTGGCGCGGCAGGCCGCGACCCTCGGCTGGTCGGTGCGCGAGCTGGAGGAAGCCGCCCGCCGCGCGCAATCCGCGCCGCGCGGCAAGAGCAAGCCCGGCGCGCGCGATCCGAACATCGACGCGCTGGAGCGCGAACTCGGCGAACGCTTCGCCACCCGCGTGGAAATCGCCGATGGCCGCGGCGGCCGCGGCAAGCTGGTGATCCACTACCACAGCCACGACGAGCTGGAAGGCATCCTCGGCAAGCTGCGCTGA
- a CDS encoding glycosyltransferase gives MPQLSVVVPVYNERDNIPPLLAEITAALRGRIDFEIVYVDDDSSDDSRAVLAAQKAVHPELRVLHHLTRSGQSTAVWNGVRAARSPWIATLDGDGQNDPADIPKLLAAREAAPPEVKLFAGWRTTRRDSFNKRLSSKIANAVRSRLLKDDTPDTGCGLKLFERDTFLLLPYFDHMHRYLPALVKRAGFRSMSVPVGHRPRTAGTSKYGMLDRLWVGLADLRGVAWLMRRAKVTRVEEL, from the coding sequence ATGCCCCAGCTCTCCGTCGTCGTGCCGGTATACAACGAGCGCGACAACATCCCGCCACTGCTCGCCGAGATCACCGCCGCCCTGCGCGGTCGCATCGATTTCGAGATCGTCTATGTCGATGACGATTCCAGCGACGACAGCCGCGCCGTGCTCGCCGCGCAGAAAGCCGTGCATCCGGAACTGCGCGTGCTCCATCATCTGACCCGCAGCGGACAGAGCACGGCGGTGTGGAACGGCGTGCGCGCCGCGCGCTCGCCGTGGATCGCCACCCTCGACGGCGACGGCCAGAACGACCCAGCCGACATCCCCAAGCTGCTCGCCGCCCGCGAGGCCGCGCCGCCGGAGGTCAAGCTCTTCGCCGGCTGGCGCACCACCCGGCGCGACAGCTTCAACAAGCGGCTCTCCTCGAAGATCGCCAATGCGGTGCGCTCGCGCCTGCTCAAGGACGACACGCCGGACACCGGCTGCGGGCTCAAGCTGTTCGAACGCGACACCTTCCTGCTGCTGCCTTATTTCGACCACATGCATCGCTACCTGCCGGCGCTGGTCAAGCGCGCCGGCTTTCGCAGCATGAGCGTGCCGGTCGGCCACCGGCCGCGCACCGCCGGCACTTCCAAGTACGGCATGCTCGACCGCTTGTGGGTGGGGCTGGCCGACCTGCGCGGGGTGGCCTGGCTGATGCGCCGGGCCAAGGTCACCCGCGTCGAGGAGCTCTGA
- a CDS encoding DUF488 domain-containing protein: MGFAVKRVYEPAAPDDGYRVLVDRLWPRGLKKEHAAIDLWAKELAPSTVLRQWFGHDPARWEGFRHRYAGELDGAAEYWRPLLARAAHHRVTLLYGARDEAHNNAVALKAYLDDRLAADGAA, encoded by the coding sequence ATGGGCTTCGCCGTCAAACGCGTCTACGAGCCGGCCGCACCGGACGACGGCTACCGCGTGCTGGTGGACCGGCTGTGGCCGCGCGGCCTGAAGAAGGAACACGCGGCGATCGACCTGTGGGCGAAGGAGCTGGCGCCGTCCACCGTGCTGCGCCAGTGGTTCGGTCACGACCCGGCGCGCTGGGAGGGCTTTCGCCACCGCTACGCCGGCGAGCTGGACGGCGCGGCCGAGTACTGGCGTCCGCTGCTGGCCAGGGCCGCGCACCACCGCGTCACCCTGCTGTATGGCGCACGCGACGAGGCACACAACAACGCGGTCGCGCTGAAGGCCTACCTCGACGATCGGCTCGCCGCCGACGGTGCGGCGTGA
- a CDS encoding gamma carbonic anhydrase family protein: MPSLPIRPYGDARPVLGARVYVDPAASVIGAVTLGDDVSIWPGAVLRGDVNFIRVGAASNIQDGAVLHVAHAGPYGPGFPCVLGAGVTVGHGAVVHACTVGDYCLIGMHATVLDGAVVGDFALIGAGAVVPPGKRVGARELWLGNPARCVRTLGEEDIERLRYSAAHYVRLKDRYLADRGAAERSP, translated from the coding sequence ATGCCCAGCCTGCCGATACGCCCCTATGGCGACGCCCGCCCCGTGCTCGGCGCACGCGTCTATGTCGATCCGGCCGCCAGCGTCATCGGCGCGGTGACCCTGGGCGACGACGTCTCGATATGGCCGGGCGCGGTGCTGCGCGGCGACGTCAACTTCATCCGCGTCGGCGCCGCCAGCAACATCCAGGACGGCGCGGTGCTGCACGTCGCCCACGCCGGACCCTACGGGCCGGGCTTTCCCTGCGTGCTCGGTGCGGGCGTCACCGTCGGCCACGGCGCGGTGGTGCATGCCTGTACGGTCGGCGACTACTGCCTGATCGGCATGCACGCGACCGTGCTCGATGGCGCGGTGGTCGGCGACTTCGCGCTGATCGGCGCCGGCGCGGTGGTGCCGCCGGGCAAGCGCGTGGGTGCGCGCGAGCTGTGGCTGGGCAACCCGGCGCGCTGCGTGCGCACGCTCGGCGAAGAGGACATCGAGCGGCTGCGCTATTCAGCCGCGCATTACGTGCGGCTCAAGGATCGCTACCTGGCCGACCGGGGCGCCGCCGAGCGATCGCCCTGA